The following are encoded together in the Tistrella bauzanensis genome:
- a CDS encoding TRAP transporter small permease: protein MPADRRPPPPEPVVAGGLARLLLGFDRVVRVIALIAVGIAAAMLLASFVLICWSVVMRYFAGQPITWVDELVGYGLVAVVMLGATDALRRGEHIGVDLLTQRLGTRAGHVVAVSGLIAVGLVGVILIIEGWEMISFSRMIGILSTGYLAMPMEYPQGFVPLGGVLLVLGALSGLARMAAGLHAVDLPDDAGDARGRPLP from the coding sequence ATGCCCGCCGATCGCCGCCCGCCGCCACCGGAACCGGTGGTCGCGGGCGGCCTCGCCCGCCTGCTGCTCGGTTTCGACCGGGTGGTGCGCGTGATCGCCCTCATCGCCGTGGGCATCGCCGCCGCGATGCTGCTGGCATCCTTCGTGCTGATCTGCTGGTCGGTGGTGATGCGCTATTTCGCCGGCCAGCCGATCACCTGGGTGGATGAACTGGTCGGCTATGGCCTTGTGGCTGTGGTGATGCTGGGGGCGACAGATGCCCTGCGCCGTGGCGAACATATCGGTGTCGACCTGTTGACCCAGCGGCTGGGCACGCGCGCGGGCCATGTGGTGGCGGTGTCGGGGCTGATCGCCGTGGGCCTGGTCGGCGTGATCCTGATCATCGAAGGCTGGGAGATGATCTCGTTCTCGCGGATGATCGGCATCCTGTCGACCGGTTATCTGGCGATGCCGATGGAATATCCGCAGGGCTTTGTGCCATTGGGCGGCGTGCTGCTGGTGCTGGGCGCGCTGTCGGGCCTGGCGCGGATGGCCGCGGGGCTGCATGCGGTCGACCTGCCCGATGATGCGGGCGACGCCCGGGGGCGGCCGCTGCCATGA
- a CDS encoding GntR family transcriptional regulator, with product MTATRDRTTTLTQTQSVYQALRDAILGVELRPGEAISERWLEGRLAASRTPVRSALVRLEGEGLVQRQGRGYIVTPIDIGEIEQAYVFRETIEMTVVRLAAARADALDLSGIEPLILPEVRDTSSDEWFDIGIAFHVELARLSGNAFFVRAIDDVMTRIARGRWLEIWSTGGRERAFMEHERIVELVTGGAGDEAAQAVQAHVRHGRDRLLDALKTQRRGFAVRGFAVLDGPEVA from the coding sequence ATGACCGCCACCCGCGACCGCACCACCACTCTGACCCAGACCCAATCGGTCTATCAGGCGCTGCGCGATGCCATTCTGGGTGTCGAACTGCGCCCGGGCGAAGCGATTTCGGAACGCTGGCTGGAAGGCCGTCTGGCGGCCTCGCGCACGCCGGTGCGCTCGGCCCTGGTCCGGCTTGAGGGGGAGGGGCTGGTTCAGCGCCAAGGCCGCGGCTATATCGTGACCCCGATCGATATCGGCGAGATCGAACAGGCCTATGTGTTCCGCGAGACCATCGAGATGACGGTGGTCCGGCTGGCGGCGGCGCGGGCCGATGCGCTCGATCTGTCGGGCATCGAGCCGCTGATCCTGCCGGAGGTGCGCGATACCTCCAGCGATGAATGGTTCGACATCGGCATCGCCTTTCATGTCGAACTGGCGCGGCTGTCGGGCAATGCGTTCTTCGTGCGGGCGATCGACGATGTGATGACCCGGATCGCCCGCGGCCGCTGGCTTGAGATCTGGAGCACCGGCGGTCGTGAACGCGCCTTCATGGAGCATGAGCGGATCGTTGAACTGGTGACGGGCGGTGCCGGCGACGAGGCGGCCCAGGCCGTGCAGGCGCATGTCCGGCATGGGCGCGATCGTCTGCTGGATGCCCTGAAGACCCAGCGCCGGGGGTTCGCGGTGCGCGGTTTCGCCGTGCTGGACGGGCCGGAGGTGGCCTGA
- a CDS encoding DUF6152 family protein, translating into MRIATSAAAALIISLPVAALAHHGWSRYDSDNPMTITGPVVSSSYDNPHGSLVLVHDGRDWTIILAPPARMETRGLTQAMIAEGREVTVEGYPHRDGSPELRAERITAGGTTVELR; encoded by the coding sequence ATGCGCATCGCGACTTCCGCCGCCGCGGCCCTGATCATCAGCCTGCCTGTTGCCGCCCTCGCCCATCACGGCTGGAGCCGGTACGACAGCGACAATCCCATGACCATCACCGGCCCGGTGGTGTCGTCGTCCTATGACAACCCGCACGGCTCGCTGGTGCTGGTCCATGATGGCCGGGACTGGACGATCATTCTGGCGCCGCCCGCGCGCATGGAGACGCGCGGATTGACCCAGGCGATGATCGCCGAGGGTCGCGAGGTGACCGTGGAAGGCTATCCGCACCGCGACGGCTCGCCCGAATTGCGGGCCGAGCGGATCACCGCCGGCGGCACCACGGTGGAACTGCGCTGA
- a CDS encoding class I SAM-dependent methyltransferase, with product MFLLLQLTLRQDEQGLAIDLFEQQDLNVDRSGRGSRSRFIENLRKHCGSEDGVIIRAGSSTDVTVGDIRATVGPVRLFSVDGGHTEMLTANDLALAAGALAEGGIVILDDHFNPYWPDVAAGLGRHIFVDRSPLRPFAITPGKVFLCAPEWSETWRDALIKAFPTAHEKHSEMYGAPVEILGLGRFSLRSEADRHVSQLKAYVKTRPALAAFARKVTGREE from the coding sequence CTGTTCCTGCTGCTGCAACTGACACTGCGTCAGGACGAACAGGGGCTGGCGATCGATCTGTTCGAGCAGCAGGACCTGAATGTCGACCGGTCAGGCCGGGGAAGCCGGAGCCGCTTCATCGAGAACCTGCGGAAGCATTGCGGCTCCGAGGATGGCGTCATTATCCGGGCCGGCAGTTCCACCGATGTCACCGTCGGCGATATCCGGGCCACCGTCGGGCCGGTGCGGCTGTTCAGCGTCGATGGCGGCCACACCGAAATGCTGACCGCCAACGATCTGGCGCTCGCCGCCGGGGCACTGGCCGAAGGCGGCATCGTCATTCTGGACGACCACTTCAACCCGTACTGGCCCGATGTCGCGGCGGGGCTGGGCCGGCATATTTTCGTCGACCGGTCACCGCTACGGCCATTCGCGATCACGCCGGGCAAGGTGTTCCTGTGCGCGCCCGAATGGTCCGAGACCTGGCGCGACGCGCTGATCAAGGCCTTCCCCACCGCACATGAGAAGCACAGCGAGATGTATGGGGCGCCGGTGGAGATTCTGGGCCTGGGCCGGTTCTCGCTGCGCAGCGAGGCCGACCGCCACGTCTCGCAGCTGAAGGCCTATGTGAAGACCCGGCCGGCGCTCGCCGCGTTCGCGCGCAAGGTTACTGGTCGGGAGGAATAA
- a CDS encoding malate/lactate/ureidoglycolate dehydrogenase: MRTIGDRQLRAAAAALLEAAGSAPAEAAIVADHLVGANLAGHDSHGVGMIPRYVENAAAGLLHPNRTGDIVTDSGSLLVVDGGAGYGQVITRDATDLAIARASETGAAILAVRNCHHMGRIGSYGEQVAAAGQVGLMFVNVTGARPLVAPHLGFDARFATNPICLSFPGRGGQPPVIFDAATSAVAVGKCRVAMNKGDPMAAGLLIDPDGRPTTDPSVMFADPQGALLPAGGHKGYGLALFCELLAGALTGAGTVQPGNPRSDAIINSMLAIVIAPGRLVDAGWLAAETVALLDYMRTARSHPGAPVLIPGEPEIAARANRGRDGIPIDDTTLGQLRTAGLSSGMTADRLDALGLAAAA; encoded by the coding sequence ATGCGGACCATCGGGGACAGGCAGTTGCGTGCAGCCGCCGCGGCACTTCTGGAAGCGGCCGGCAGCGCGCCCGCCGAGGCAGCGATTGTGGCCGATCATCTGGTCGGCGCCAATCTGGCCGGCCATGACAGCCATGGCGTGGGCATGATCCCGCGCTATGTGGAAAACGCCGCCGCCGGCCTGCTGCACCCCAACCGCACCGGCGACATCGTCACCGACAGCGGCAGCCTGCTGGTGGTGGATGGCGGCGCCGGCTATGGCCAGGTGATCACGCGCGACGCCACCGATCTGGCCATCGCCCGCGCCTCGGAAACCGGCGCCGCGATTCTGGCGGTGCGCAACTGCCACCATATGGGCCGGATCGGCAGCTATGGCGAACAGGTCGCCGCCGCCGGCCAGGTGGGGCTGATGTTCGTGAACGTCACCGGCGCCCGGCCGCTGGTGGCCCCGCATCTGGGCTTCGATGCCCGTTTCGCCACCAACCCGATCTGCCTGAGCTTCCCGGGCCGGGGCGGTCAGCCGCCGGTGATCTTCGATGCCGCGACCAGCGCCGTGGCCGTGGGCAAATGCCGGGTGGCGATGAACAAGGGCGACCCGATGGCCGCGGGGCTGCTGATCGACCCTGACGGCCGGCCCACCACCGACCCGTCGGTGATGTTCGCCGACCCGCAGGGCGCGCTGCTGCCGGCCGGCGGCCACAAGGGTTACGGGCTGGCACTGTTCTGCGAATTGCTGGCCGGCGCCCTGACCGGCGCCGGCACGGTCCAGCCGGGCAATCCACGATCGGACGCGATCATCAACAGCATGCTGGCGATCGTCATCGCCCCCGGCCGTCTGGTCGATGCCGGCTGGCTGGCGGCCGAAACCGTGGCCCTGCTGGACTATATGCGCACCGCCCGCAGCCATCCCGGCGCACCGGTGCTGATCCCGGGCGAGCCTGAGATCGCGGCCCGCGCCAACCGCGGCCGCGACGGCATCCCCATCGACGACACCACGCTGGGCCAGTTGCGGACGGCCGGCCTGTCCTCTGGCATGACCGCAGACCGCCTGGACGCGCTGGGGCTTGCTGCCGCCGCCTGA
- the dctP gene encoding TRAP transporter substrate-binding protein DctP has translation MTRTMRFSSRMSRGLAGALLAACAVLAVPGTSTSAAAADPVVMRISHQLPPAHHIAQLIEQFATDVETRSKGGIDVQIFGAEQAFKANQNHPAVARGQAEAAVSTNFQWGNTIPEMNIVTLPYFFTNLDRIKKFPGSDAAGLLESKLMEKGIRNIAWFYTTRQSIFTSAAKPLLAIDDFKGIKIRGLNKLVDEGLIAAGAAPAAMPGSEVYQALQTGVIDAGLTDVSAAYSRRFYEVQKYGTVSPFFSVYFHLYVNPAWHDGLAPDLRKAVDDAAKAAEAASIPLTETTADEAIKALSEKGMTIHVQTPEEAAAFEAVMLPPVMEAFKASSPDAPKLVEMVDKL, from the coding sequence ATGACCAGGACCATGCGTTTCTCGTCGCGGATGAGCCGCGGCCTTGCCGGCGCGCTGCTTGCCGCCTGCGCCGTGCTGGCTGTGCCCGGCACCAGCACCAGCGCCGCCGCCGCCGATCCGGTGGTGATGCGCATCAGCCATCAGTTGCCGCCGGCGCACCACATCGCCCAGTTGATCGAGCAGTTCGCAACCGATGTCGAGACCCGCTCGAAGGGCGGCATCGACGTTCAGATCTTCGGTGCCGAACAGGCTTTCAAGGCCAACCAGAACCACCCGGCGGTGGCGCGCGGGCAGGCCGAGGCGGCGGTGTCGACGAATTTTCAGTGGGGCAACACCATCCCCGAGATGAATATCGTCACCTTGCCGTATTTCTTCACCAATCTGGACCGGATCAAGAAATTTCCGGGATCGGATGCGGCCGGTCTGCTTGAATCGAAGCTGATGGAGAAGGGTATCCGCAATATCGCCTGGTTCTATACCACGCGTCAGTCGATCTTTACCTCGGCAGCTAAGCCGTTGCTCGCGATCGATGACTTCAAGGGCATCAAGATCCGCGGCCTGAACAAGCTGGTCGATGAAGGGCTGATCGCGGCCGGTGCGGCACCGGCGGCGATGCCCGGCTCGGAAGTCTATCAGGCGCTGCAGACCGGGGTGATCGATGCCGGGCTGACCGACGTGTCGGCGGCCTATAGCCGCCGGTTCTATGAGGTGCAGAAATACGGCACGGTCTCGCCGTTCTTCAGCGTCTATTTCCATCTCTACGTCAACCCGGCCTGGCATGATGGCCTGGCGCCGGATCTGCGCAAGGCGGTGGACGATGCCGCCAAGGCCGCCGAGGCCGCGTCTATCCCGCTGACCGAGACGACCGCCGATGAGGCGATCAAGGCGCTGTCGGAAAAGGGCATGACCATCCACGTCCAGACCCCGGAAGAGGCCGCCGCCTTCGAGGCGGTGATGCTGCCGCCGGTGATGGAGGCGTTCAAGGCATCCAGCCCCGACGCGCCGAAGCTGGTCGAGATGGTGGACAAGCTCTGA
- a CDS encoding YrhK family protein codes for MVERTNGFHQHGKGRAEATRRRYFAIHVAVQALCALLFVTGGILTLMRDATSAASWVYLAGSLAFTTGPIIRLLHERAHRRFQKLPMTPDRIQAMRHPMVRSRRQGTASGLTGGKARVSGGHDTR; via the coding sequence ATGGTTGAACGGACCAACGGCTTCCATCAGCATGGCAAAGGCCGGGCGGAGGCGACCCGCCGACGCTATTTCGCGATCCATGTCGCGGTCCAGGCCCTGTGTGCGCTGTTGTTCGTGACCGGCGGCATCCTGACCCTGATGCGCGACGCCACCTCCGCCGCAAGCTGGGTCTATCTGGCGGGCAGCCTGGCCTTCACGACAGGCCCGATCATCCGCCTGCTGCATGAACGCGCCCACCGACGTTTCCAGAAGCTGCCCATGACCCCCGACCGGATACAGGCGATGCGCCACCCGATGGTCCGCTCACGCCGCCAGGGAACCGCCAGCGGCCTGACCGGCGGCAAGGCCCGCGTGTCAGGCGGCCATGACACACGCTGA
- a CDS encoding TRAP transporter large permease: protein MTFLLILVGVVAVLLTGLPVFTGLGLFAGGLLLATQGDLGGIGDIVFGQLDSYLLVAIPLFTLMAHIMIRGRVVDDLYETAHTLLRHLPGGIGIATVFACTIFAAISGSSIATALTIGAVAIPQMIHYGYSPRMAYGVVAAGGTLGILIPPSGPMVLYGVISDTSIGGLFMAGILPGVMIAGLFALWCAFADRGQRLRPPRASLSEMARALRRSGWALSLPVFVLGGMYAGVFTATEAAAAGGLAALLVSVIVYRNFGIRDLWASAMDAARTSAMLFMILAAAGVFGHVLTKMRVPQELVELVVHWEVGVAGFLIAMMLLIALLGMFLETISIILITTPVVLPVLAHLGINPIWYGILLTINLEMALITPPVGMNLFTIKAITHVPMGEIIRGVAPYVLLMVLGLGLVMIWPDIALWLPSTMALR from the coding sequence ATGACCTTTCTTCTGATTCTGGTCGGCGTGGTCGCGGTGCTGCTGACCGGCCTGCCGGTGTTCACCGGGCTGGGCTTGTTCGCGGGCGGCCTGCTGCTGGCGACCCAGGGCGACCTTGGCGGCATCGGCGACATCGTCTTCGGCCAGCTCGACAGCTATCTGCTGGTGGCGATCCCGCTGTTCACGCTGATGGCCCATATCATGATCCGCGGCAGGGTGGTCGACGATCTGTACGAAACCGCCCATACGCTGCTCCGGCATCTGCCCGGCGGGATCGGCATCGCCACGGTGTTCGCCTGCACGATCTTCGCGGCGATCTCGGGCTCCAGCATCGCCACCGCGCTGACCATCGGCGCCGTGGCGATCCCGCAGATGATCCATTACGGCTACAGCCCGCGCATGGCCTATGGCGTGGTCGCGGCCGGCGGCACATTGGGCATCCTGATCCCGCCATCCGGGCCCATGGTTCTGTATGGCGTGATCAGCGACACCTCGATCGGCGGTCTGTTCATGGCCGGCATCCTGCCGGGGGTGATGATCGCCGGGCTGTTCGCCCTGTGGTGCGCCTTCGCCGATCGTGGCCAGCGGCTGCGGCCGCCACGGGCCTCGCTCTCTGAAATGGCCCGGGCGCTGCGCCGGTCGGGCTGGGCGCTGTCGCTGCCGGTCTTCGTGCTGGGCGGCATGTATGCGGGCGTGTTCACCGCCACCGAGGCGGCGGCTGCCGGCGGCCTGGCGGCGCTGCTGGTGTCGGTGATCGTCTATCGCAATTTCGGCATCCGCGATCTCTGGGCCTCGGCCATGGATGCCGCGCGCACCTCGGCGATGCTGTTCATGATCCTGGCGGCGGCGGGCGTGTTCGGCCATGTGCTGACCAAGATGCGCGTGCCGCAGGAACTGGTGGAACTGGTGGTGCACTGGGAGGTGGGCGTCGCCGGCTTCCTGATCGCGATGATGCTGCTGATCGCCTTGCTCGGCATGTTCCTTGAGACGATCTCGATCATCCTGATCACCACGCCGGTGGTGCTGCCGGTACTGGCCCATCTGGGCATCAACCCGATCTGGTACGGCATCCTGCTGACCATCAATCTGGAAATGGCGCTGATCACGCCGCCGGTGGGTATGAACCTGTTCACCATCAAGGCGATCACCCATGTGCCGATGGGTGAGATCATCCGGGGTGTGGCGCCTTATGTTCTGCTGATGGTGCTGGGGCTGGGGCTGGTGATGATATGGCCCGATATCGCCTTGTGGCTGCCGTCCACCATGGCCCTGCGCTGA